GTAAGAGTTAGTGCAAATCACCAAAAAGATGATTTAAAAAGACAGTATGAGCTAATGGAACTCTTTTTAGCCAAACAAGGAAAAGAATTTAAAATAATAGAAGATATTGGAAGCGGAATAAATTACAACAAACCAGGGCTAAAGGAGCTCTTGAAACTTATCGCAACAAACCAGATAGATACTATTTTTGTTTTGCATAAAGATAGATTATTAAGATTTGGATATGAGCTTATTGAAGAATTTGCAAAGCTACATAATACTCAAATAGTAGTCATTAATAAAGACGAAGAAAAAACTGATGAAGAAGAACTTG
The Caldisericaceae bacterium genome window above contains:
- a CDS encoding IS607 family transposase produces the protein MMFSIGKFAEKIGVTVQTLRDWDKSGKLKPAYRSKGNHRYYSEEQLNDVLQKRNSNKRINIGYVRVSANHQKDDLKRQYELMELFLAKQGKEFKIIEDIGSGINYNKPGLKELLKLIATNQIDTIFVLHKDRLLRFGYELIEEFAKLHNTQIVVINKDEEKTDEEELVEDILNIIHVFSCKLNGKRSHINKRIMDELKNDKNLRNPYC